The following are encoded in a window of Pristis pectinata isolate sPriPec2 chromosome 1, sPriPec2.1.pri, whole genome shotgun sequence genomic DNA:
- the LOC127569701 gene encoding C-X-C chemokine receptor type 2-like isoform X2, with protein MAGQNIELSEFDFGDEFENYTNGEYPLVDLAIAPCTPLVNGNWINIMLAVVYSLVCFLAVTGNLVVMTVILYNRRIASSIDIYLLHLATADLLFALSLPFWAVDAISGWVFGDAMCKVVSMLQEVNFYSGILLLACISVDRYLAIVHSAQSHKQKRPFLTKLVCGVVWVMAVLLSLPVLYKGEFIYSGRTLCYETLDGESAATWRITTRFLRHLIGFLIPLGVMVFCYSVTIHRLCQMKALQKQKAMKLIIAVVLAFFICWLPHNITVLIDTLMRSKLIAETCDRRNHIDRALSVTQSLGFLHCCINPILYVWIGINFRRNLVNLRAAKETVKPGASLQWGGTVLSSESGSGGVRLMGLL; from the coding sequence ATGGCTGGCCAGAACATCGAACTCAGTGAATTTGACTTTGGGGATGAGTTTGAAAATTACACTAATGGAGAATACCCATTAGTTGATCTCGCCATCGCCCCTTGCACTCCTCTGGTTAATGGAAATTGGATCAACATCATGTTGGCTGTTGTCTACAGCCTGGTGTGCTTCCTCGCCGTGACGGGGAACCTGGTGGTAATGACCGTCATACTTTACAACCGACGCATTGCATCATCTATTGACATCTACCTGCTCCATCTGGCCACGGCAGACCTGCTCTTTGCCCTCTCTCTGCCCTTCTGGGCAGTAGATGCCATATCAGGGTGGGTGTTTGGTGATGCCATGTGTAAGGTTGTCAGCATGTTACAGGAGGTGAACTTTTACAGTGGGATCCTGCTGCTGGCCTGCATCAGTGTGGACCGTTACCTGGCCATTGTCCACTCTGCCCAGTCCCACAAGCAGAAGAGGCCGTTTCTGACCAAACTGGTCTGTGGTGTTGTGTGGGTGATGGCAGTTCTTCTGTCCTTACCCGTTCTCTACAAGGGCGAGTTTATTTACTCCGGCAGGACCCTGTGTTATGAGACCCTCGATGGTGAATCAGCCGCAACCTGGAGAATCACCACCAGGTTCCTGCGTCACCTCATTGGGTTCCTCATCCCACTGGGGGTCATGGTCTTCTGCTACAGTGTCACCATCCACAGACTGTGTCAAATGAAAGCACTGCAGAAACAGAAAGCCATGAAGCTCATCATCGCCGTGGTGCTTGCTTTCTTCATTTGTTGGCTGCCCCACAACATAACCGTGCTCATCGACACTCTGATGAGGAGCAAGCTCATCGCCGAGACTTGTGACAGGCGCAACCACATCGACAGGGCTCTGTCTGTGACCCAGAGTCTGGGATTCCTGCATTGTTGCATTAACCCAATCTTATACGTGTGGATTGGAATAAACTTCAGGAGGAATCTGGTCAATCTCCGAGCTGCAAAAGAAACTGTCAAACCAGGTGCCTCATTGCAGTGGGGAGGAACTGTATTGTCTTCTGAGTCTGGAAGCGGGGgagtgagattgatgggattgctctga
- the LOC127569701 gene encoding C-X-C chemokine receptor type 2-like isoform X1 gives MWEDEKRLVIWKVELKDLLLLLQSVLCDLDICWMAGQNIELSEFDFGDEFENYTNGEYPLVDLAIAPCTPLVNGNWINIMLAVVYSLVCFLAVTGNLVVMTVILYNRRIASSIDIYLLHLATADLLFALSLPFWAVDAISGWVFGDAMCKVVSMLQEVNFYSGILLLACISVDRYLAIVHSAQSHKQKRPFLTKLVCGVVWVMAVLLSLPVLYKGEFIYSGRTLCYETLDGESAATWRITTRFLRHLIGFLIPLGVMVFCYSVTIHRLCQMKALQKQKAMKLIIAVVLAFFICWLPHNITVLIDTLMRSKLIAETCDRRNHIDRALSVTQSLGFLHCCINPILYVWIGINFRRNLVNLRAAKETVKPGASLQWGGTVLSSESGSGGVRLMGLL, from the exons atgtggGAAGATGAAAAAAGGCTAGtcatttggaaggttgaattgaAAGACCTGTTGCTTTTGTTGCAAAGTGTTCTTTGTGACCTTGATATTTGCT GGATGGCTGGCCAGAACATCGAACTCAGTGAATTTGACTTTGGGGATGAGTTTGAAAATTACACTAATGGAGAATACCCATTAGTTGATCTCGCCATCGCCCCTTGCACTCCTCTGGTTAATGGAAATTGGATCAACATCATGTTGGCTGTTGTCTACAGCCTGGTGTGCTTCCTCGCCGTGACGGGGAACCTGGTGGTAATGACCGTCATACTTTACAACCGACGCATTGCATCATCTATTGACATCTACCTGCTCCATCTGGCCACGGCAGACCTGCTCTTTGCCCTCTCTCTGCCCTTCTGGGCAGTAGATGCCATATCAGGGTGGGTGTTTGGTGATGCCATGTGTAAGGTTGTCAGCATGTTACAGGAGGTGAACTTTTACAGTGGGATCCTGCTGCTGGCCTGCATCAGTGTGGACCGTTACCTGGCCATTGTCCACTCTGCCCAGTCCCACAAGCAGAAGAGGCCGTTTCTGACCAAACTGGTCTGTGGTGTTGTGTGGGTGATGGCAGTTCTTCTGTCCTTACCCGTTCTCTACAAGGGCGAGTTTATTTACTCCGGCAGGACCCTGTGTTATGAGACCCTCGATGGTGAATCAGCCGCAACCTGGAGAATCACCACCAGGTTCCTGCGTCACCTCATTGGGTTCCTCATCCCACTGGGGGTCATGGTCTTCTGCTACAGTGTCACCATCCACAGACTGTGTCAAATGAAAGCACTGCAGAAACAGAAAGCCATGAAGCTCATCATCGCCGTGGTGCTTGCTTTCTTCATTTGTTGGCTGCCCCACAACATAACCGTGCTCATCGACACTCTGATGAGGAGCAAGCTCATCGCCGAGACTTGTGACAGGCGCAACCACATCGACAGGGCTCTGTCTGTGACCCAGAGTCTGGGATTCCTGCATTGTTGCATTAACCCAATCTTATACGTGTGGATTGGAATAAACTTCAGGAGGAATCTGGTCAATCTCCGAGCTGCAAAAGAAACTGTCAAACCAGGTGCCTCATTGCAGTGGGGAGGAACTGTATTGTCTTCTGAGTCTGGAAGCGGGGgagtgagattgatgggattgctctga
- the LOC127569726 gene encoding C-X-C chemokine receptor type 2-like isoform X3, translating into MAGQNIELSEFDFGDEFENYTYGEYPLVDLATAPCTPLVNGNWINIMLAVVYSLVCFLAVTGNLVVMTVILYNRRTTSTTDVYLLNLATADLLFALFLPFWAVDAISGWVFGDAMCKVVSMLQEVNFYSGILLLACISVDRYLAIVHSAQSHKQKRPFLTKLICGVVWVMAVLLSLPVLYKGKFTYSNRILCYETLDAESAATWRITTRFLRHVVGFLIPLGVMVFCYSVTIHRLCQTKGFQKQKAMKVVIAVVLAFLVCWLPHNVTVFTDTLLRSKLIADSCARRHLIDSALSATQSLGFLHSCINPILYAFIGVKFRRNLINLLADKGLINQSAKAHYQRSVSSSSESGLISSTI; encoded by the coding sequence ATGGCTGGCCAGAACATCGAACTCAGTGAATTTGACTTTGGGGATGAGTTTGAAAATTACACTTATGGAGAATACCCATTAGTTGATCTTGCCACCGCCCCTTGCACTCCTCTGGTTAACGGAAATTGGATCAACATCATGTTGGCTGTTGTCTACAGCCTGGTGTGCTTCCTCGCCGTGACGGGGAACCTGGTGGTAATGACCGTCATACTTTACAACCGACGCACAACGTCGACTACGGACGTCTACCTGCTCAATCTGGCCACAGCCGATCTGCTCTTTGCCCTCTTTCTGCCCTTCTGGGCAGTAGATGCCATATCAGGGTGGGTGTTTGGTGATGCCATGTGTAAGGTTGTCAGCATGTTACAGGAGGTGAACTTTTACAGTGGGATCCTGCTGCTGGCCTGCATCAGTGTGGACCGTTACCTGGCCATTGTCCACTCTGCCCAGTCCCACAAGCAGAAGAGGCCGTTTCTGACCAAACTGATCTGTGGTGTTGTGTGGGTGATGGCCGTTCTGCTATCCTTACCCGTTCTCTACAAGGGCAAGTTCACTTACTCCAACAGAATCCTGTGTTATGAGACCCTCGATGCTGAATCGGCTGCAACCTGGAGAATCACCACCAGGTTCCTGCGTCACGTCGTTGGGTTCCTCATCCCACTGGGGGTCATGGTCTTCTGCTACAGTGTCACCATCCACAGACTGTGTCAGACTAAGGGTTTCCAGAAACAGAAAGCCATGAAGGTCGTTATCGCCGTGGTGCTCGCTTTCCTGGTCTGTTGGCTGCCTCACAATGTAACTGTGTTCACCGACACTCTGTTGAGGAGCAAACTCATCGCCGACAGTTGTGCCAGGCGCCACCTCATCGACAGCGCTCTGTCTGCCACCCAGAGCCTGGGATTCCTGCACAGCTGCATTAACCCAATCTTGTACGCGTTCATCGGGGTGAAATTCCGGAGGAACTTAATCAACCTCTTGGCTGATAAAGGGCTCATTAACCAAAGTGCCAAAGCACATTATCAGCGATCGGTGTCCTCGTCCTCTGAATCTGGACTCATTTCATCCACAATATAG
- the LOC127569726 gene encoding C-X-C chemokine receptor type 2-like isoform X1 — protein MSSLLNGQESILPSHRQVGNISIYRKGMAGQNIELSEFDFGDEFENYTYGEYPLVDLATAPCTPLVNGNWINIMLAVVYSLVCFLAVTGNLVVMTVILYNRRTTSTTDVYLLNLATADLLFALFLPFWAVDAISGWVFGDAMCKVVSMLQEVNFYSGILLLACISVDRYLAIVHSAQSHKQKRPFLTKLICGVVWVMAVLLSLPVLYKGKFTYSNRILCYETLDAESAATWRITTRFLRHVVGFLIPLGVMVFCYSVTIHRLCQTKGFQKQKAMKVVIAVVLAFLVCWLPHNVTVFTDTLLRSKLIADSCARRHLIDSALSATQSLGFLHSCINPILYAFIGVKFRRNLINLLADKGLINQSAKAHYQRSVSSSSESGLISSTI, from the coding sequence GGATGGCTGGCCAGAACATCGAACTCAGTGAATTTGACTTTGGGGATGAGTTTGAAAATTACACTTATGGAGAATACCCATTAGTTGATCTTGCCACCGCCCCTTGCACTCCTCTGGTTAACGGAAATTGGATCAACATCATGTTGGCTGTTGTCTACAGCCTGGTGTGCTTCCTCGCCGTGACGGGGAACCTGGTGGTAATGACCGTCATACTTTACAACCGACGCACAACGTCGACTACGGACGTCTACCTGCTCAATCTGGCCACAGCCGATCTGCTCTTTGCCCTCTTTCTGCCCTTCTGGGCAGTAGATGCCATATCAGGGTGGGTGTTTGGTGATGCCATGTGTAAGGTTGTCAGCATGTTACAGGAGGTGAACTTTTACAGTGGGATCCTGCTGCTGGCCTGCATCAGTGTGGACCGTTACCTGGCCATTGTCCACTCTGCCCAGTCCCACAAGCAGAAGAGGCCGTTTCTGACCAAACTGATCTGTGGTGTTGTGTGGGTGATGGCCGTTCTGCTATCCTTACCCGTTCTCTACAAGGGCAAGTTCACTTACTCCAACAGAATCCTGTGTTATGAGACCCTCGATGCTGAATCGGCTGCAACCTGGAGAATCACCACCAGGTTCCTGCGTCACGTCGTTGGGTTCCTCATCCCACTGGGGGTCATGGTCTTCTGCTACAGTGTCACCATCCACAGACTGTGTCAGACTAAGGGTTTCCAGAAACAGAAAGCCATGAAGGTCGTTATCGCCGTGGTGCTCGCTTTCCTGGTCTGTTGGCTGCCTCACAATGTAACTGTGTTCACCGACACTCTGTTGAGGAGCAAACTCATCGCCGACAGTTGTGCCAGGCGCCACCTCATCGACAGCGCTCTGTCTGCCACCCAGAGCCTGGGATTCCTGCACAGCTGCATTAACCCAATCTTGTACGCGTTCATCGGGGTGAAATTCCGGAGGAACTTAATCAACCTCTTGGCTGATAAAGGGCTCATTAACCAAAGTGCCAAAGCACATTATCAGCGATCGGTGTCCTCGTCCTCTGAATCTGGACTCATTTCATCCACAATATAG
- the LOC127569726 gene encoding C-X-C chemokine receptor type 2-like isoform X2 has product MVVTRRGHVLDGMAGQNIELSEFDFGDEFENYTYGEYPLVDLATAPCTPLVNGNWINIMLAVVYSLVCFLAVTGNLVVMTVILYNRRTTSTTDVYLLNLATADLLFALFLPFWAVDAISGWVFGDAMCKVVSMLQEVNFYSGILLLACISVDRYLAIVHSAQSHKQKRPFLTKLICGVVWVMAVLLSLPVLYKGKFTYSNRILCYETLDAESAATWRITTRFLRHVVGFLIPLGVMVFCYSVTIHRLCQTKGFQKQKAMKVVIAVVLAFLVCWLPHNVTVFTDTLLRSKLIADSCARRHLIDSALSATQSLGFLHSCINPILYAFIGVKFRRNLINLLADKGLINQSAKAHYQRSVSSSSESGLISSTI; this is encoded by the coding sequence GGATGGCTGGCCAGAACATCGAACTCAGTGAATTTGACTTTGGGGATGAGTTTGAAAATTACACTTATGGAGAATACCCATTAGTTGATCTTGCCACCGCCCCTTGCACTCCTCTGGTTAACGGAAATTGGATCAACATCATGTTGGCTGTTGTCTACAGCCTGGTGTGCTTCCTCGCCGTGACGGGGAACCTGGTGGTAATGACCGTCATACTTTACAACCGACGCACAACGTCGACTACGGACGTCTACCTGCTCAATCTGGCCACAGCCGATCTGCTCTTTGCCCTCTTTCTGCCCTTCTGGGCAGTAGATGCCATATCAGGGTGGGTGTTTGGTGATGCCATGTGTAAGGTTGTCAGCATGTTACAGGAGGTGAACTTTTACAGTGGGATCCTGCTGCTGGCCTGCATCAGTGTGGACCGTTACCTGGCCATTGTCCACTCTGCCCAGTCCCACAAGCAGAAGAGGCCGTTTCTGACCAAACTGATCTGTGGTGTTGTGTGGGTGATGGCCGTTCTGCTATCCTTACCCGTTCTCTACAAGGGCAAGTTCACTTACTCCAACAGAATCCTGTGTTATGAGACCCTCGATGCTGAATCGGCTGCAACCTGGAGAATCACCACCAGGTTCCTGCGTCACGTCGTTGGGTTCCTCATCCCACTGGGGGTCATGGTCTTCTGCTACAGTGTCACCATCCACAGACTGTGTCAGACTAAGGGTTTCCAGAAACAGAAAGCCATGAAGGTCGTTATCGCCGTGGTGCTCGCTTTCCTGGTCTGTTGGCTGCCTCACAATGTAACTGTGTTCACCGACACTCTGTTGAGGAGCAAACTCATCGCCGACAGTTGTGCCAGGCGCCACCTCATCGACAGCGCTCTGTCTGCCACCCAGAGCCTGGGATTCCTGCACAGCTGCATTAACCCAATCTTGTACGCGTTCATCGGGGTGAAATTCCGGAGGAACTTAATCAACCTCTTGGCTGATAAAGGGCTCATTAACCAAAGTGCCAAAGCACATTATCAGCGATCGGTGTCCTCGTCCTCTGAATCTGGACTCATTTCATCCACAATATAG